From a region of the Hemibagrus wyckioides isolate EC202008001 linkage group LG06, SWU_Hwy_1.0, whole genome shotgun sequence genome:
- the ifngr2 gene encoding interferon gamma receptor 2 isoform X1, translating to MVVMDWIFDYILIALLMKLCASSSELSPQKVEVQSSVLSWNLPKDYTNITYAVQCNVTLSDWRDVYRGNQQQFNFSAEAEDFYGKRFRVRSERDEQTSAWVMSKLVQCAHLHTCAPVIELKVETDKVHLWMKHRDESLKKEKGGHLKFIPLYWKRNSTDNKEQSFVKSDHIVLEDLDSGEEYCFQVKYLYFTEAFGKPSREICTVIPESSKQRNLRIILLGVLTVSVFTSLGGFLYFGHKYYKRIKALFRPPLDIPEHFEEFFFSELPHRPAADPASQVTESCDIISFVEEVAEDEDRSDLEHVEEKASSI from the exons ATGGTCGTTATGGACTGGATATTCGATTATATTTTAATCGCGTTGCTCATGAAACTTTGCG CATCTTCGAGTGAATTATCACCACAGAAAGTTGAAGTCCAATCGTCGGTGTTATCCTGGAATCTTCCGAAAGACTACACGAACATCACGTATGCCGTTCAGTGCAATGT GACGCTGAGTGACTGGCGTGATGTATACAGAGGAAATCAACAGCAGTTCAACTTCTCGGCAGAGGCAGAGGACTTCTACGGGAAGAGATTTCGCGTGCGATCCGAGAGAGATGAGCAAACATCAGCCTGGGTGATGTCAAAGCTGGTTCAGTGTGCACACC TTCACACATGTGCTCCTGTAATAGAGCTGAAGGTTGAGACCGATAAGGTGCACCTGTGGATGAAACACAGGGACGAGAGTCTGAAGAAGGAGAAAGGTGGACACCTCAAGTTCATACCTCTGTACTGGAAAAGAAACAGCACTGATAATAAAGAG CAGTCCTTTGTCAAGTCCGACCACATCGTCCTCGAAGACCTTGACTCGGGAGAAGAATACTGCTTCCAGGTCAAGTACTTGTATTTCACGGAGGCCTTTGGAAAGCCCAGTCGGGAAATATGTACAGTCATCCCTGAATCAT CCAAACAGCGAAACCTGCGGATTATCCTGCTAGGTGTGCTAACAGTATCGGTATTCACCAGCCTGGGAGGTTTCCTGTATTTTGGTCACAAATATTACAAAAGGATTAAAGCGCTGTTTCGGCCCCCGCTGGACATCCCTGAGCATTTCGAAGAG ttttttttcagtgaattACCTCACCGCCCAGCTGCTGATCCTGCTAGCCAAGTGACCGAGTCGTGTGACATTATATCTTTCGTGGAGGAGGTTGCAGAAGACGAGGACAGAAGTGATTTGGAACACGTTGAGGAGAAAGCGAGCTCCATATAG
- the ifngr2 gene encoding interferon gamma receptor 2 isoform X2 — translation MVVMDWIFDYILIALLMKLCASSSELSPQKVEVQSSVLSWNLPKDYTNITYAVQCNVTLSDWRDVYRGNQQQFNFSAEAEDFYGKRFRVRSERDEQTSAWVMSKLVQCAHLHTCAPVIELKVETDKVHLWMKHRDESLKKEKGGHLKFIPLYWKRNSTDNKESFVKSDHIVLEDLDSGEEYCFQVKYLYFTEAFGKPSREICTVIPESSKQRNLRIILLGVLTVSVFTSLGGFLYFGHKYYKRIKALFRPPLDIPEHFEEFFFSELPHRPAADPASQVTESCDIISFVEEVAEDEDRSDLEHVEEKASSI, via the exons ATGGTCGTTATGGACTGGATATTCGATTATATTTTAATCGCGTTGCTCATGAAACTTTGCG CATCTTCGAGTGAATTATCACCACAGAAAGTTGAAGTCCAATCGTCGGTGTTATCCTGGAATCTTCCGAAAGACTACACGAACATCACGTATGCCGTTCAGTGCAATGT GACGCTGAGTGACTGGCGTGATGTATACAGAGGAAATCAACAGCAGTTCAACTTCTCGGCAGAGGCAGAGGACTTCTACGGGAAGAGATTTCGCGTGCGATCCGAGAGAGATGAGCAAACATCAGCCTGGGTGATGTCAAAGCTGGTTCAGTGTGCACACC TTCACACATGTGCTCCTGTAATAGAGCTGAAGGTTGAGACCGATAAGGTGCACCTGTGGATGAAACACAGGGACGAGAGTCTGAAGAAGGAGAAAGGTGGACACCTCAAGTTCATACCTCTGTACTGGAAAAGAAACAGCACTGATAATAAAGAG TCCTTTGTCAAGTCCGACCACATCGTCCTCGAAGACCTTGACTCGGGAGAAGAATACTGCTTCCAGGTCAAGTACTTGTATTTCACGGAGGCCTTTGGAAAGCCCAGTCGGGAAATATGTACAGTCATCCCTGAATCAT CCAAACAGCGAAACCTGCGGATTATCCTGCTAGGTGTGCTAACAGTATCGGTATTCACCAGCCTGGGAGGTTTCCTGTATTTTGGTCACAAATATTACAAAAGGATTAAAGCGCTGTTTCGGCCCCCGCTGGACATCCCTGAGCATTTCGAAGAG ttttttttcagtgaattACCTCACCGCCCAGCTGCTGATCCTGCTAGCCAAGTGACCGAGTCGTGTGACATTATATCTTTCGTGGAGGAGGTTGCAGAAGACGAGGACAGAAGTGATTTGGAACACGTTGAGGAGAAAGCGAGCTCCATATAG